ggttatttgaaacaaacacaaggatgaaccggtacagcaaaactcacataaaagacatattgtaaacattataagactctataccgtcttccttgttgttcaaactcaatactagaaattatctagaccttagagagaccaaacatgcaaatcagatttagcatgctctatgtatttcttcattaataggtgcaaagtatatgatgcaagagcttaaatatgagcacaacaattgccaagtatcacattattcaagatattataccaattaccacatatatcattttccaattccaaccatataacaatttaacgaagaagaaacttttgccatgaatattatgagtaaagtctaaggacatatttgtccatatgcaacagcggagcgtgtctctctcccacacaatgaatgctaggatccaactttattcaaacaaaacaaaaacaaaaacaaacagacgctcaaagcaaagtacataagatgtgatggaataaaaatatagtttcactagaggaacctgataatgttgtcgatgaagaaggggatgccttgggcatccccaagcttagacgcttgagtcttcttgatatatgcaggggtgaaccaccggggcatccccaagcttagagctttcactctccttgatcatagtgtatatcctcctcctctcttgatccttgaaaacttcctccacaccaaactcgaaacaaactcattagagggttagtgcataatcaaaattcacatattcagaagtgacacaatcattctttatacttctggacattgcacaaagctactgaaagtcaatggaacaaagaaatccatctaacttagcaaaacaggcaatgcaaaataaaaggcagaatctgtcaaaacagaacagttcgtaaagacgattttttaacaggcaccagacttgctcagatgagaaaacttaaaactaatgaaagttgcgtacatatctgaggatcactcacgtaaattggcataattttctgagttatctacagagaattagacccagattcgtgacagcaaagaaaactgtttctgcacagtaatccaaatctagtatcatacttctattagagactttacttggcacaacaattcaataaaaataagataaggagaggttgctacagtagtaaacaacttccaagactcaaatataaaacaaaattactgtagtaaaaacatgggttgtctcccataagcgcttttctttaacgcctttcagctaggcgcagaaagtgtgtatcaagtattatcaagagatgaagcatcaacatcaacaggtaccttagatgctccattatctatagtggtaataagagctttgtcaattttaggcctataatagttttttggcttaggcaccttagagacatacatgaacttttgctccttacctacataagctttctccctataattaagagaagaaaaagttgaacccaaaattcccatagcttcttcaagtttatatatcctatgggtttgattatcatgagtagcacaagtttctaagatagaaattctctcattaattcctcctagagattcaTCAAGTTTATTAGTGCTACTGAATagtattcccaatttagtttcaatactcggaaggttttgctctatggtctctatctttttcataatatcttcaagagagatttcagttttcacttcattaacaggtggttttccaaatagactctcaataatgcaactagcttctaaagcaggagtacctaggaaattacctcccgcgagacaatcaagaacatacctattccaactagagataccaacataaaaattcctgagtaggataatagtggagtgtttcttagtgcacctattatgagcatcactaattctataccaagcatcttttaaacattctcccccttgttgtttaaacgaacgaacttcaacttcaggattactcattttagtaatagtaaataaagtaaactagataaagtaaatgcaagtaactaatttttttttgtttttaatatagcaaacaagatagtaaataaagtaaaactagcaactaatttttttgtgttttgttttagtgcagcaaacaaagtagtaaataaaataaagcaagacaaaaacaaagtaaagagattgcgatgtggagactccccttgcagcgtgtcttgatctccccggcaacggcgccagaaaaagagctgcttgcgcacagttgatgtgggcgtagtagcttccttgtgatgttgggaaccccaagaggaaggtatgatgtgtacagcagcaagttttccctcagtaagaaaccaaggtttatcgaaccagtaggagccaagaagcacgttgaaggttgatggtcacgagatgtagtgcggcgcaacaccagggattccggcgccaacgtggaacctgcacaacacaaccaaattactttgccccaacgaaacagtgaggttgtcaatctcaccggcttgctgtaacaaaggattagatgtatagtgtggatgatgattgtttgcaaagaacagtaaaacaagtattgcagtagattgtattcgattaaaagaatggaccggggtccacagttcactagtggtgtctctcccataagaaatagcatattgggtaaacaaattacagttgggcaattgacaaatagagagggcatgacaatgcacatacatgacatgatgagtattgtgagattcaattgggcattacgacaaagtacatagaccgctatccagcatgcatctatgcctaaaaagtccactttcaggttatcatccgaaccccttccggtattaagttgcaagcaacagacaattgcattaagtatggtgcgtaatgtaatcaataactatatcctcgaacatagcatcaatgttttatccctagtggcaacagcacatccacaaccttagaactttgtcactttgtcctgcatttaatggaggcatgaacccactatcgagcataaatactccctcttggagttactagcaaaaacttggccagagcctctactaacaacagagagcatgcaagatcataaacaacacataggtaatagattgataatcaacataacatagtattcgctattcatcggatcccaacaaacgcacatgtagctttacagatagatgatcttgatcatgataggcagctcacaagatcagacaatgatagcacatgaggagaagacaaccatctagctactgctatggacccatagtccaggggtgaactactcactcatcaatccggaggcgaccatggcggtgtagagtcctccgggagatgaatcccctctccggcagggtgccggaggcgatctcctgaatcccccgagatgggattggcggcggcggcgtctcaggaaggttttccgtatcgtggctctcgcatcgggggtttctcgacgaaggctatttgtaggcggaagggtaggtcaaagggcgtcacgaggggcccacacaacagggccgcacggccaagggccaggccgcgccgccctgtggtgtcgccacctcgtggccccacttcgtctctccctcggacttctggaagcttcgtgcaaaaataggaccctgggcgttgatttcgtccaattccgagaatatttcgttaataggatttctgaaaccaaaaacagcagaaaacagcaactggctcttcggcatctcgttaataggttagtgccggaaaatgcataataatgacatataatgtgtataaaacatgtgagtatcatcataaaagtagcatggaacataagaaattatagatacgtttgagacgtatcaatgccgcTGTAGACGATGAGCATCTGGCGATCCTCGTcttgctcttggccatgatcgcCGAGGAGGACAAGCCGGTCATTGGTGGCTCCGCGCCGAGGCGCCGGAAGAGCAAGCCAAGGTAAATGATGGAAGGCTATTGCATGCTCTATGCcaactacttcgccgacgatccATTGCACGCCGATATCGTATTGCGTCGTTGTTTCTGGATGAGTAGGAAACTCTTCCCGAAGATATTCGAGAATTTGAGGGAGATAGACTACTTGAAATTGAAGAGAGTCGCCGTCAGCGAGCTTGGTTTCTTGACAATTCAGAAATGCACAGTGGATCTTCGGATGCTTCCCTATGGAATTGCAGGTGATACACATGATGATTATTTGCGCATGGCAGAGTCCATGGCCATTAATTGCATGTATAGATTCTGCAGGGAAATTGTGGTAGTGTTTGAAAAGACCTATCTGCGCACACCCAATGCACACCCAATGCGGCAGACCCGGCTCGGATCTTGGCACAAAATGCAGAGAGGGGTTTTCGTGGGATGCTTGGCAGCATCGACTatatgcactgggcatggaagaactgtccattcGCACACCAGGGAATGTAAGGGACACAAGGGTGCATGGAGTGTTGTGCATGACCTATGGATTTGGCATGCGTTCTTCAGCATGGCAGGATCACACAATGATATCAATGTGTTGCAGTTCTTAGATGTGTTCCAGAAGCTTGTCGAAGGCAATGCCCCTTCGGTGCAGTTTGAGATTAATGGCCACCAGTATGACAAGGGCTACTATCTTGCAGGTGGCATCTATCCAAGATggtcaacatttgtgaagacaatcttAAACCCTGTACCTAGAAGGAAGAAAACTTGGTTTGCTCAATTGCAGGAGGCTGCCATAAAGGATGTGGAGAGGGTATTTGGTGTGCTGCAAGCTCGCTTTGCATTGTCCGATACCCTGCTCTTACATGGTCCAAAGAGCAGATGTGGGAGGTCATAACATGTTGTGTCAtactgcacaacatgatcatcgagagcGAGAGGGAATTTCCAGTGTTTGACACTAAACCATATGAATGAATGGGTCCTCTTGCAGAGGTTGATCACAATGTGCCACCGCATTTGCTGCTTTTCTCGCCAGGCGTCATGAAGTCcgagaatccaacactcatcaccaattgcaagatgatctggtggagcatttGTGGATTCTCAAAGACGGCGACTAGTTTGTTTATTTATTTTCCATTGTGATTTAATCTTTTTAATTTGTGTGCTATGTTGAACTTGCTGAATTATGTCCAACATTTTTTTAAGTTGTAATAAATTATCACAATTTATTTGTTGTTTAAATTTAAAGTATATATAAAACTGTATTGGGGGCGCCGTATGGGGTACACGGCTGGACACTGGCATATCCTCAATTCTCATTTTGCACCGGTGCCCCCCATATGTCCCCTAAAACGGCTACGCCGGACACCATATGGAGAGGGCGAGTGAAAATACTCTAAATGTGGAACTTCTGCAGGAGCCCGCTCACATCCTTACTCCTGGTCATTGCTGTATTCAACCGGTCATGTTAGACTCCAATTTTCACCTCAAATAGTTGATATTTCATATATGCCCTTTAATCCAAAAAAAAAGATGCACCACTAGCCATGGACAAGGACACACGTTGACAACACGTCTCCACTTTGGTTGATGGGCGACCGACGTCAGGACAACACAACATGAGTCTATGCCATAGATTCCGTTGGCATCGACCTAGCTACACTGATCACCTGAAAAAACATTGTACGGTTTTGATG
This Lolium perenne isolate Kyuss_39 chromosome 1, Kyuss_2.0, whole genome shotgun sequence DNA region includes the following protein-coding sequences:
- the LOC127336295 gene encoding uncharacterized protein; this encodes MIAEEDKPVIGGSAPRRRKSKPRKLFPKIFENLREIDYLKLKRVAVSELGFLTIQKCTVDLRMLPYGIAGDTHDDYLRMAESMAINCMYRFCREIVVVFEKTYLRTPNAHPMRQTRLGSWHKMQRGVFVGCLAASTICTGHGRTVHSHTRECKGHKGAWSVVHDLWIWHAFFSMAGSHNDINVLQFLDVFQKLVEGNAPSVQFEINGHQYDKGYYLAGGIYPRWSTFVKTILNPVPRRKKTWFAQLQEAAIKDVERVFGVLQARFALSDTLLLHGPKSRCGRS